In the genome of Hippoglossus hippoglossus isolate fHipHip1 chromosome 9, fHipHip1.pri, whole genome shotgun sequence, the window AATATTTCATCTGTAGACGGAGAAGTTGTACCAGAATAAGTAGATGTTCCTTGACTTCGGTGACTTTATCTGAGCTCCCTTCAGCATCAGTTGAACTTCTTAGTTACAGCTGCTTGGCTTGGTGGTTCAGCTGACTTATCTTCCAGTGATGTGGCTGTAACTCCAGTCTGGAGAGCTACATCACTAGATTCGAAGCGCTGGCTAGACTGCTCAGTGGGTAATAATTGGGCTGGTTGTGGTCAGCTCAGGTTTCCCAGAGGATTTCTCAGTGTGGGGAAGATGAATGAATGCAACCTCAGACCTTGCCTGTTCGAAGGACACCTCGAGTGTTGTTGTATCTGGTTCTGGGACAAAGGTGGTGACAAACCGAATCATCACATCAGGCTCTGAAGTGCCTCTGTAAAGGAGAAACTGTGGATGTAGAAACTGATTCTTTTGTACGCACCAGAGGTGATGTGATCTCTTGTGCTTTCTTCATTTGCTGGGGTTGATCTTACTCCATCGATTGGTTTTCTCAGTGCTGATCATAGGGGATATTGGGGTGCCGACCATCTTTTCACTCTCAGATGTCATTGCCTCAGGTGACGCAGTTGTGGCAATCTACAATCTCTACCCCAGAGCTCACCATATCTGCCCCCTCTGTTGTGAGCACTGATGTATCAGTGCGGTGGGGAGGAGATAATGTTGCTGTGGATAGCATTTGGCCCATTTGTATTGTACTGTGCAGAGTTACATCTGAGACAGAAGTGACTGATGGTTTTACTGTGCTGTAAAGGGATGAGGAACTACTTGCTGGTAGCTCTGCAACCTCTGCTGTCTCAGTTCCAAGTGAAGTTGGAGAGATTTGTTCTGCCTTGACTGTTGTTATAATACCATCACCTGAAATCTCCCTCATCCACATCAGAGGCAACAGTTGCTTTCTCAGTGCTGAACAGGGAGGACACAGTTGACGTCACTAGTGTTTTAGATGTTGTCCATTCAGTCGCAGCAGAGCCCTTCCTCAGATTCATCGCTACTTGAAGATTTATCATCAGTTGCTTTAATGGTTGTTTTCACAGCACCAGGTTCGGGTGGaacactggtgtgtgtggtgtgacaGTTACTGAAGATACAGTGGCTTGTGTTGAAATGGATGAACTTAGAGATTCAACAGTCATATCGGTACTCGTGGCTGTTATTGTTGTGGGTGATATGGGCacggtttgttgtttttgatctGTGCTGACCATATACTCCTCACTGGACGCTGGAGTAACGCTGATGTCTGTTGAATCAGGTAAGGTTTGAAAGGGCAAAGATGAGGATGTGGCAATCTCCGTTACAGAATCGGTGACATTATCAGTGGTGTCCTCCCTTGATATATCTTCCTCCAACAGCCCTGTAACTGGTTTGGTGTGAGCCTCAATGgggaaaacagttttttggtGTCGTTAAATCATATGTTTCTTCAGAGCTTGTGAAAACAGTGGTAGCTGGGGTGGCCTGTAGTGATGATGCGAGTGTCTCTTCAGTCGATGTCTCCATAGCAGAAACATGTTCCGTAGATGTTGGCTTTGAAGTCGACTGTGAGTATTCAAATATGTTGAATCTAATGACAAACCAGTGGCTGAGGTTGCATTTAGTGTAACTGGTGAAGAGGTAAAGAAAGTGGCACCATCAGTCCCCTGAACCCTCCGTTTCTACTGTTGcctccagtgtttgtgtcattgtAACTGCTGTGACAcctccagcttcctctgtcTGGATGGTTGGGTAAACTGAGGAGGGAGGGTGCTAATGGAGATTGTATCTACATCAATGATAGTGTCATCTTTTGCGATGAGCTCAGGAGTGGGGGGTGCCTTCCTTCATAACTGTCTGTCACTACAGGAGAGCAGCTCATCTTCATTTGTTATATCCTCTGTGAATATGATGGTTGTGCTGGTTGATGGTTTAGGACACATGCAAGACCATCGTAGGTGTTTGCTCAGTTAAGTCAGTTTGGGGTTGGCTGCTACTGGGCGTGATGATCACCACCTGTTGGTCTGTAATGTTCTGATATATAATAGAGGGAATTGGGGTAGACAACCGCCGTGGGTCCATCTTGCTCATGTTCACTGCTGGATCTTACTGTGGGGGAGGTCAACTGTGGTATGATCACTAACTAAGAGTCCAATTGTGTGAGGGGACATAAGTTGTATAGGAAGACTGTGTTGTGTGCTCAGCTACAGTAACTTCTTTCCCAGTGCCTGATGCAGGAGGCTCTGTTGCTTGAGAAGTGTAGGGGGTATCCGGCATGATTTTGGCCTCCTGTGAGGAAACCTGTTCATCAGAGGTTGGTGTGACTGAAACAAAGGTGTCAGTTTCACCTGTTGCTTCTCCAAATGTGACGCTCTCAATCCCCGATGGCTTCACTGTGAACACCTCAGTGGTTTGGTCACCACAAGACCCCTCTTCTGTGACAGGGAAATCGGGAGTTTGTTTTGATTCATCAGTTGTAGAGGGAGACGTTTCAGCTGACTGGGCAGGTCTGGTACTAAATGCTGTTGTAATATTCAGCTTCTCAATGCTGTAGAGAGAAGTTGTTGTTGTAGGTTTCTCTGTGCTAAACAGGGAAGAGGCTGTACTTGTTGTACTATCAGGAGACTCTGTGTTATAAACAGCTGAAGATGATATCGAAGATGTCTCAGAGAACATATCAGTTGAGCTGCTCTGGACTGTTGAAGTGGGCTTTTCCGTGCTGTAGAGAGAAGAGGCTGTAGTGCCAGTAGGTGTTTGTGTAATAGCATCATCCGTTTTATTGGTAACATCTGATATGGATGTCACTAATGGAGACTCAGTGCTGAAAAGTGAAGAGGTAGTTTGGGATAGTGtctcttttgtttgctttgaaaGTGAAACAGTTGAACTCTCTGATGTTTCTTCTTCGGGTTTTGCAGATTTGTCAGTTGCAGTTTCTGGAGTCATGGATTCAACCCCAGAAGGTTCTGTCCCTATAAAAAGTAATATTTCATCTGTAGACGGAGAAGTTGTACCAGAATAAGTAGATGTTTTCCTTGACTTCGGTGACTTTATCTGAGCTCCCTTCAGCATCAGTTGGAACTTCTTTAGTTACAGCTGCTTGGCTTGGTGGTTCAGCTGACTTATCTTCCAGTGATGTGGCTGTAACTCCAGTCTGGAGAGCTACATCACTAGATTCGAAGCGCTGGCTAGACTGCTCAGTGGGTAATAATGGGCTGGTTGTGGTCAGCTCAGGTTTCCCAGAGGATTTCTCAGTGTGGGGAAGATGAATGAATGCAACCTCAGACCTTGCCTGTTCGAAGGACACCTCTGAGTGTTGTTGTATCTGGTTCTGGGACAAAGGTGGTGACAAACCGAATCATCACATCAGGCTCTGAAGTGCTCTGTAAAGGAGAGAACTGTGGATGTAGAAACTGATTCTTTTGTACGCACAGAGGTGATGTGATCTCTTGTGCTTTCTTCATTTGCTGGGGTTGATCTTACTCCATCGATTGGTTTCTCAGTGCTGATCATAAGGGATATTGGGGTGCCGACCATCTTTTCACTCTCAGATGTCATTGCCTCAGGTGACGCAGTTGTGGCATCTACAATCTCTACCCCAGAGCTCACCATATCTGCCCCCTCTGTTGTGAGCACTGATGTATCAGTGCGGTGGGGAGGAGATAATGTTGCTGTGGATAGCATTTGGCCCATTTGTATTGTACTGTGGCAGAGTTACAATCTGAGACAGAAGTGACTGATGGTTTTACTGTGCTGTAAAGGGATGAGGAACTACTTGCTGGTAGCTCTGCAACCTCTGCTGTCTCAGTTCCAAGTGAAGTTGGAGAGATTTGTTCTGCCTTGACTGTTGTTATAATACCATCACCTGAAATCTCCTCATCCACATCAGAGGCAACAGTTGCTTTCTCAGTGCTGAACAGGGAGGACACAGTTGACGTCACTAGTGTTTTAGATGTTGTCCATTCAGTCGCAGCAGAGCCTTCCTCAGATTCATCGCTACTTGAAGATTTATCATCAGTTGCTTTAATGGTTGTTTCACAGCACCAGGTTCGGTGgacactggtgtgtgtggtgtgacaGTTACTGAAGATACAGTGGCTTGTGTTGAAATGGATGAACTTAGAGATTCAACATCATATCGGTACTCGTGGCTGTTATTGTTGTGGGTGATGTGGGCacggtttgttgtttttgatctGTGCTGACCATATACTCCTCACTGGACGCTGGAGTAACGCTGATGTCTGTTGAATCAGGTAAGGTTTGAAAGGCAAAGATGAGGATGTGGCAATCTCCGTTACAGAATCGGTGACATTATCAGTGGTGTCCTCCCTTGATATATCTTCCTCCAACAGCCCTGTAACTGGTTTGGTGTGAGCCTCAATGGGAAAAACAGTTTTGGTGTCGTTAAATCATATGTTTTCTTCAGAGCTTGTGAAAACAGTGGTAGCTGGGGTGGCCTGTAGTGATGATGCGAGTGTCTCTTCAGTCGATGTCTCCATAGCAGAAACATGTTCCGTAGATGTTGGCTTTGAAGTCGACTGTGAGTATTCAAAATATGTTGAATCTAATGACAAACCAGTGGCTGAGGTTGCATTTAGTGTAACTGGTGAAGAGGTAAAGAAAGTGGCACCATCAGTCCCTGAACCCTCCGTTTCTACTGTTGcctccagtgtttgtgtcattgtAACTGCTGTGACAcctccagcttcctctgtcTGGATGGTTGGGTAAACTGAGGAGGAGGGTGCTATGGAGATTGTATCTACATCAATGATAGTGTCATCTTTTGCGATGAGCTCAGGAGTGGGGGTGCCTTCCTTCATACTGTCTGTCACTACAGAGAGCAGCTCATCTTCATTTGTTATATCCTCTGTGAATATGATGGTTGTGCTGGTTGATGGTTTAGACACATGCAAGACCATCGTAGGTGTTTGCTCAGTTAAGTCAGTTTGGGGTTGGCTGCTACTGGGCGTGATGATCACCACCTGTTGGTCTGTAATGTTCTGATATATAATAGAGGGAATTGGGGTAGACACCGCCGTGGGTCCATCTTGCTCATGTTCACTGCTGGATCTTACTGTGGGGGAGTCAACTGTGGTATGATCACTAACTAAGAGTCCAATTGTGTGAGGGGACATAGTGTATAGGAAGACCTGTGTTGTGTGCTCAGCTACAGTAACTTCTTTCCCAGTGCCTGATTGCAGGAGGCTCTGTTGCTTGAGAAGTGTAGGGGGTATCCGGCATGATTTTGGCCTCCTGTGAGGAAACCTGTTCATCAGAGGTTGGTGTGACTGAAACAAAGGTTTCAGTTTCACCTGTTGCTTCTCCAAATGTGACGCTCTCAATCCCCGATGGCTTCACTGTGAACACCTCAGTGGTTTGGTCACCAGAAGACCCCTCTTCTGTGACAGGGAAATCAGGAGTTTGTTTTGATTCATCAGGTGTAGAGGGAGACGTTTCAGCTGACTGGGCAGGTCTGGTAGTAAATGCTGATGTAATATTCAGCTTCTCAATGCTGTAGAGAGAAGTTGTTGTTGTAGGTTTCTCTGTGCTAAACAGGGAAGAGGCTGTACTTGTTGTACTATCAGGAGACTCTGTGTTATAAACAGCTGAAGATGATATCGAAGATGTCTCAGAGAACATATCAGTTGAGCTGCTCTGAACTGTTGAAGTGGGCTTGTCCGTGCTGTAGAGAGAAGAGGCTGTAGTTCCAGTAGGTGTTTGTGTAATAGCATCATCCCTggatgtattttttgtttggtcgCTTGAGCTCTCATCTGTGACAGCAACAGCACTAGAGGACACTGAAATTCCCTTTGTAGCTGCTACTGTAATGGGCATGTGTGGAGTTTGGGTTGATGACATGAATTCCTCAGTAAGCTGTGTGCTGGAGGGAGTTGAGGATGCAGCACCTGATATGTCAGATGTGCTCTCAGATTCTTCTGTTTCAGTCTCATCTGTGGCCAGAATAAATTCAACCTGGGGTTTAAAAGTAGTCGTAGGGGATGGTTCTTCACCAGACCCAtctgcactgaactccaaatCGTCACCAGAAGAACCACTAGAACCCTCCATATCAATGAAGCTAGACATTTCGTTTGAGGGAACCGTAGTGATGCTGGGAATTGCTAATGGCTGAGAGGTTTCAAGTGTATAGGGACTTGTTGTGACAGTTTTATGCTCTGTATCAATTTTTGAACTAAATGTGGTTGTTGCAAAGGTTTGTTGCACAGATGGTTGCTCAGCCGCTGTTGGTGTTTCTAGGTGAGTTTTATCTGTGGATGCAGATATTTTGTCTCGGGAGCTCTCTCCTTCAGTAAACTCACCAAGTGGCAGTTTGCTCTGTGATTCATTGGAGTCAGTAGgggtcacagacacagagattgcagttactgcagctttaatggGCATTTCATTTGTGGCAGTGCTCTTTGTAGTTTGTACAAGAGTAACAGGAGTAGCGGCAACATCACCTGAGGCCTCTATATCATTGAATAATGACTGTGAGTCTGTGCCAGAAGCAGTGCTGGAAGGTTTGACAGTTGTTTTCACAAAGCTAGGCGAGGATTCAACTAGAGTGAAGTCTGTGCTGATGCTGTAGTCCACTTCTTCACTGGGGGGTACTGAGGAAATAAAAGTTGGGGTTTGGTCCCCAGAGCCGTCTTCATGCACCATGCTAGCTGAAGCTACTGTAGGTTTTTCAGTACTATACAGAGATGAGGTACTATATGTTGCTGAACCTATCACTGCTACACTTGCACTTCCGGCTGTTGTCATCACAGGTTGTTCTGTGCTGAACACAGAAGATGAAAAGACTTTGGTTGGAGGAGATAGAGGTTCCTCCGTGAACATATTATCAGGGATTTCTCTTTGAGTTGTTGCAGAGTCTGTTCCAAGAGTTGATGTATGCCTTTCTGTGGTCTTTTCTGCTTCAGGGGAAACTGATCTTTCAGTGTTGTACACAGAGGAAGCTGTAACAACAGTGGATTCTGAGATATCACTTGTTCCAGTTACATGTGATGATATTGTTACCGCTGGTTTTTCTGTGCTGAACATTGAAGAGATAGTGCTCGATGCAACTGTCCTCTCAGAATCATGAGTTTGATGAATAATCTCAGTGTTATCAATGATAGGTATATATGGTCTTGTGGAGCTTGGTGATGTAGTAACTGCTCCCTCTGAGCTGCCGATCACTACAGCCGAGTGGTTGCTTGGTTCCTCTGTTTCGTCTACAGTTGGCAACAAAGACAGGGCGGGTGACTCAGTTATTTCAGTTGTTTGCCCTGTTGAGATGGTGTCTTCTGTCAAAATTATTGTAGAACTAATCTCAAGTTCATCAATTATTGGGATGGCTGATGTTTGTTCTGAAGATAATTGCTTTTCATGTTGTGTAACTGTAATACCTGATGTTAAAAGCAAAGGTGTGGTTACTGGCATTGTGGACTGGCTGTATAGATCCGTGAGTAACCTCATGGCAGTTGACAGTGGTCTTCCAGGTGTGCTAATTATTCCAGCAGTTGTACTTTGTGGCAAATCATCTCCGGAGCTCTTAGCATCAACAGACATGAAGACTGTACTCGTCTCAGAGTCTGTAACCATGGGGGTGAGTGTGGAGGGAACAGATTCAACATGTGCAGATTCTTTTGTGGTGCTGAGATCCGAATCCTTAATGGGAAGCACAGATGATGTGGTAGTGACAAAGGCCATGGTTGAGACAGAAGAATAAATATCTGTGATCTGGTCAGCTGAGCCTTCAGCATCCGTAGCTACAGTTGTCTTTAACAGTTTTTCAGATCCAGATGCCTGAGACTCTGAGACGGTGCCGCTTGTAGGAGATGAACCAGAAGTGTCAGACTGAACTGTGGTAAAAATATCCAGGAATTTAGTTAAGTCTGGTGTATGTTTCTCAGTGATTAAAAGGGAAGCAGCAACAACAGTCTCTTtggtgaaaacatcagtgtCTCGTGTTTCAGGTGACAATGATGATGGAATCTCTGTGCTGTACAATGAGGACACAGACAGGCTTTCTGTATCACTTGTTAAGATATTATCTTGTGTAACTGGCAATGCTGATGGTCTTTCTGTGCTGAACAGTGATGAAGCTGTAAGAGCTGCAGTGTCTTTGGTGGACATGTTGGTAATCTGTTCCCTTGAGATCTCTTCTTCAGTTGTTGGGAAAGTAGAACTTTTCTCAGGTGTTACTGATTCACTTATGGAAGGAATGGACTCCACCGTCGTAATCTCACTGCTAATACCGTCATCCTCAGTGCCTGGAACAGCAGATGATATGAAAGAGGTCAAACTTGGAGTCACCGTTCTTGAGCTTGTTAGTACCTCATCAGAAACTGGAGAAACTGATGATTCTGCTGTAAGTGTCAGTGTTGTCTTATCTGTTTCAAGACTCTCTTTGGTTCCAGGTGATAGTGCTGTTGGGGCCACAGTGgtgaataaagatgaagatgtACCGGTGACAACAGAGGTTGAAGAGAACATGTCTGGAGTCCGATCTCCTGAGCCCTCTGCATCTATTGCGGTGGCGacagaaaatgtctctgttgGATGTGATGACTTTTCAGTCTGAACTGTGACAGCACTGTCTTGTTCCTTAATTGCCAAAGCAgttggtttctctgtgctgAACATCGATGAAGGTGtcggagctgcagtgtgttcagTGGATATATCAGTTGTTTGTTCACCTGAACTCTCTTCTCCAGTTGTTGGGAAAACAGAACTTTTCTCAGATGTTACTGAATCTGTCTGTGCCTGACTTGTGGTAACAGTCTCTTGTGTTTCAGGCGACTGTGATGTTGGTCTGTCAGTACTGTAGAGTGATGACACTCTGGTAACTGTAGCTGATGAAGTTTCACTTGTTTCAAATGCACGTGATGCAGTGACTGATGGTGACTTTGTTGTCAACAGTGAAGGGACAATAGATGCAGTGAAGACCGACTCCGTAGTGAACTCAGTAGTGTCATCTCCAGAACCTTCTGGAGATGTTGTCATGAGGATTGTTGATGTTTCTAGACTTTCTTGTGTTCCAGGTGCTGTTGGGGCCACTGTgctgaataaagatgaagatgtACCGGTGACAACAGAGGTTGAAGAGAACATGTCTGGAGTCCGATCTCCTGAGCCCTCTGCATCTATTGCGGTGGCGacagaaaatgtctctgttgGATGTGATGACTTTTCTGTCTGAACTTTGACAGCACTGTATTGTTTCTCAATTGCCAAAGCAgttggtttctctgtgctgAACATCGATGAAGCTGtcggagctgcagtgtgttcagTGGATATATCAGTTGTCTGTTCACCTGAACTCTCTTCTCCAGTTGTTGGGGAAACAGAACTTTTCTCAGGTGTGACTGAATCCTCCTCTCCCTGACTTGTGCTGACAGTTACAGTTATTGAGCTTGTTGATGATCCATCAGAAACTGGAGAACTGAGGATTCTGGTGTTAGTGTTGACATTACTGTCTTATCGGTTTTTAGACTTTCTTGTGTTCCAGGTGCTGTTGGGGCCACTGTgctgaataaagatgaagatgtACCGGTGACAACAGAGGTTGAAGAGAACATGTCTGGAGTCCGATCTCCTGAGCCCTCTGCATCTATTACGGTGGCGACAGAAAATGTCTCAGTTGGATGTGATGACTTTTCAGTCTGAACTGTGACAGCACTGTATTGTTCCTCAATTGCCAAAGCAgttggtttctctgtgctgAACATCGATGAAGCTGtcggagctgcagtgtgttcagTGGATATATCAGTTGTCTGTTCACCTGAACTCTCTTCTCCAGTTGTTGGGAAAACAGAACTTTTCTCAGATGTTACTGAATCTGTCTGTGCCTGACTTGTGGTAACAGTCTCTTGTGTTTCAGGCGACTGTGATGTTGGTCTGTCAGTACTGTAGAGTGATGACACTCTGGTAACTGTAGCTGATGAAGTTTCACTTGTTTCAAATGCACGTGATGCAGTGACTGATGGTGACTTTGTTGTCAACAGTGAAGGGACAATAGATGCAGTGAAGACCGACTCCGTAGTGAACTCAGTAGTGTCATCTCCAGAACCTTCTGGAGATGTTGTCATGAGGATTGTTGATGTTTCTAGACTTTCTTGTGTTCCAGGTGCTGTTGGGGCCACTGTgctgaataaagatgaagatgtACCGGTGACAACAGAGGTTGAAGAGAACATGTCTGGAGTCCGATCTCCTGAGCCCTCTGCATCTATTACGGTGGCGACAGAAAATGTCTCAGTTGGATGTGATGACTTTTCTGTCTGAACTTTGACAGCACTGTATTGTTCCTCAATTGCCAAAGCAgttggtttctctgtgctgAACATCGATGAAGCTGtcggagctgcagtgtgttcagTGGATATATCAGTTGTCTGTTCACCTGAACTCTCTTCTCCAGTTGTTGGGGAAACAGAACTTTTCTCAGGTGTGACTGAATCCTCCTCTCCCTGACTTGTGCTGACAGTTACAGTTATTGAGCTTGTTGATGATCCATCAGAAACTGGAGAAACTGAGGATTCTGGTGTTAGTGTTGACATTACTGTCTTATCGGTTTTTAGACTTTCTTGTGTTCCAGGTGCTGTTGGGGCCACTGTgctgaataa includes:
- the LOC117767321 gene encoding cell wall protein DAN4-like, which gives rise to MPIKAAVTAISVSVTPTDSNESQSKLPLGEFTEGESSRDKISASTDKTHLETPTAAEQPSVQQTFATTTFSSKIDTEHKTVTTSPYTLETSQPLAIPSITTVPSNEMSSFIDMEGSSGSSGDDLEFSADGSGEEPSPTTTFKPQVEFILATDETETEESESTSDISGAASSTPSSTQLTEEFMSSTQTPHMPITVAATKGISVSSSAVAVTDESSSDQTKNTSRDDAITQTPTGTTASSLYSTDKPTSTVQSSSTDMFSETSSISSSAVYNTESPDSTTSTASSLFSTEKPTTTTSLYSIEKLNITSAFTTRPAQSAETSPSTPDESKQTPDFPVTEEGSSGDQTTEVFTVKPSGIESVTFGEATGETETFVSVTPTSDEQVSSQEAKIMPDTPYTSQATEPPASSYTLCPLTQLDS
- the LOC117767322 gene encoding mucin-3A-like isoform X3 → MTTSPESSGDDTTEFTTESVFTASTVPSLLTTESPSVTASRAFETSETSSATVTRVSSLYSTDRPTSQSPETQETVTTSQAQTDSVTSEKSSVFPTTGEESSGDRTPDMFSSTSVVTGTSSSLFSTVAPTAPGTQESLETSTILMTTSPEGSGDDTTEFTTESVFTASIVPSLLTTKSPSVTASRAFETSETSSATVTRVSSLYSTDRPTSQSPETQETVTTSQAQTDSVTSEKSSVFPTTGEESSGDRTPDMFSSTSVVTGTSSSLFSTVAPTAPGTQESLKTDKTVMSTLTPESSVLQFLMDHQQAQ
- the LOC117767322 gene encoding mucin-3A-like isoform X1; its protein translation is MTTSPESSGDDTTEFTTESVFTASTVPSLLTTESPSVTASRAFETSETSSATVTRVSSLYSTDRPTSQSPETQETVTTSQAQTDSVTSEKSSVFPTTGEESSGDRTPDMFSSTSVVTGTSSSLFSTVAPTAPGTQESLETSTILMTTSPEGSGDDTTEFTTESVFTASIVPSLLTTKSPSVTASRAFETSETSSATVTRVSSLYSTDRPTSQSPETQETVTTSQAQTDSVTSEKSSVFPTTGEESSGEQTTDISTEHTAAPTASSMFSTEKPTALAIEEQYSAVTVQTEKSSHPTETFSVATVIDAEGSGDRTPDMFSSTSVVTGTSSSLFSTVAPTAPGTQESLKTDKTVMSTLTPESSVLQFLMDHQQAQ
- the LOC117767322 gene encoding mucin-3A-like isoform X2, with translation MFSSTSVVTGTSSSLFSTVAPTAPGTQESLKTDKTVMSTLTPESSVSPVSDGSSTSSITVTVSTSQGEEDSVTPEKSSVSPTTGEESSGDRTPDMFSSTSVVTGTSSSLFSTVAPTAPGTQESLETSTILMTTSPEGSGDDTTEFTTESVFTASIVPSLLTTKSPSVTASRAFETSETSSATVTRVSSLYSTDRPTSQSPETQETVTTSQAQTDSVTSEKSSVFPTTGEESSGEQTTDISTEHTAAPTASSMFSTEKPTALAIEEQYSAVTVQTEKSSHPTETFSVATVIDAEGSGDRTPDMFSSTSVVTGTSSSLFSTVAPTAPGTQESLKTDKTVMSTLTPESSVLQFLMDHQQAQ